The following are encoded in a window of Nocardia sp. BMG111209 genomic DNA:
- a CDS encoding FAD-binding oxidoreductase: MTIGPDQTGEFPVHAASEWTATVVGHHRVRHDLAVIRLIGEYVPFIAGQSVEVTMPQHPGLRRRLSPALPPSLDGKLEFHVRTVPGGWCSGTMVADTRPGDQWRIAAPDGWLSVEPEATDVVMIAGGTGLAPLRSLLLDLSRRPQPPRTHLFVGGRSPRDLYASDMLYLLAGELPWLTVIPVVESAYDPSWVDEWYESCRVDIGFDVNEMLEGTLADVVGDMGPLLHHRVLVCGSRAMVQATVESLVAGGTPPGAIRYEGA, encoded by the coding sequence GTGACGATCGGCCCGGACCAGACCGGCGAATTCCCGGTTCACGCCGCCTCCGAGTGGACGGCGACGGTGGTCGGGCACCACCGGGTGCGGCACGATCTGGCGGTGATCCGGCTGATCGGCGAGTACGTGCCGTTCATCGCCGGGCAGTCGGTCGAGGTCACCATGCCGCAGCATCCCGGGTTGCGGCGGCGGTTGTCACCCGCGCTGCCACCCTCGCTGGACGGCAAGCTCGAATTCCATGTGCGGACCGTACCGGGCGGCTGGTGCAGCGGGACGATGGTCGCCGATACCCGGCCGGGTGACCAGTGGCGGATCGCGGCGCCGGACGGATGGCTGTCGGTCGAGCCGGAGGCCACCGATGTGGTGATGATCGCGGGCGGTACCGGGCTGGCGCCGCTGCGCTCGCTGCTGCTGGACCTGTCCCGCCGGCCACAGCCGCCGCGCACCCATCTGTTCGTCGGTGGCCGGTCGCCGCGCGATCTGTACGCCTCCGACATGTTGTACCTGCTGGCCGGCGAACTGCCCTGGCTGACGGTGATTCCGGTGGTGGAGAGCGCCTACGACCCGTCGTGGGTCGACGAATGGTACGAGAGTTGCCGCGTCGACATCGGATTCGACGTGAACGAGATGCTGGAGGGGACGCTCGCCGACGTGGTCGGCGATATGGGCCCGCTGCTGCACCACCGGGTGCTGGTGTGCGGATCGCGCGCGATGGTCCAGGCCACCGTGGAGAGCCTGGTCGCGGGTGGGACCCCGCCGGGGGCCATCCGGTACGAGGGCGCCTGA
- a CDS encoding FAD-binding oxidoreductase gives MDARSAALVRANFRSIVEAEHGPERLISAFYGHLFAENPRLRDLFAPTMDMQAKRLTAAIQFVIDHLEDWDRAQRFLEQLARDHRKYGVQAAHYDAAGRAMLAAFRTYHGPEYWHRGLEEGWRDVCILISASMAIGANSDKSQPYWEATVVGHRRVLDDLAIVRLQSETPIPYQAGQYVPVSIPQRPKMWRYLSPAIPTNPYGEIEFHVRKVRTGWVSPAVVNETEVGDKWLIAGPLGGLHVDRDSGRDVLMIGSGTGIAPLRAQLIEMGRRGMNPRVHFFIGGRYPCDLYDVENMWQLSLSNPWLTVIPVCENESNPWWHPYPPVDPPFGMHRRLIGNLGAVVASFGAWADRQIQISGSARMIADTRRALMAVGTPDRAISADPV, from the coding sequence GTGGATGCGCGTTCGGCAGCGCTGGTCCGCGCCAACTTCCGGTCGATAGTCGAGGCAGAGCACGGGCCCGAGCGGTTGATCAGCGCGTTCTACGGTCACCTGTTCGCTGAGAACCCTCGCCTGCGCGATCTCTTCGCGCCGACGATGGATATGCAGGCCAAGCGGCTCACCGCCGCGATCCAGTTCGTGATCGATCATCTCGAGGACTGGGATCGTGCCCAGCGTTTCCTCGAGCAATTGGCGCGCGACCATCGGAAGTACGGTGTCCAGGCCGCGCACTACGATGCCGCCGGTCGCGCCATGCTCGCCGCGTTCCGCACCTACCACGGCCCGGAGTACTGGCACCGCGGGCTGGAGGAGGGCTGGCGCGACGTCTGCATCCTGATCTCCGCCTCGATGGCGATCGGCGCCAACTCCGACAAGTCGCAGCCCTATTGGGAGGCGACGGTGGTCGGCCACCGCCGGGTACTCGACGATCTGGCCATCGTGCGGTTGCAGTCCGAGACGCCGATCCCCTATCAGGCCGGACAGTATGTGCCGGTGTCGATCCCGCAGCGGCCGAAGATGTGGCGCTACCTGTCCCCGGCGATTCCCACGAATCCCTACGGGGAGATCGAATTCCACGTCCGGAAGGTGCGCACCGGCTGGGTGAGCCCGGCGGTCGTGAACGAGACCGAGGTCGGCGACAAGTGGCTGATCGCGGGTCCGCTGGGCGGCCTGCACGTCGATCGGGACAGCGGCCGGGACGTGCTGATGATCGGCTCCGGCACCGGAATCGCCCCGCTGCGTGCGCAATTGATCGAGATGGGCCGGCGCGGGATGAATCCGCGCGTGCACTTCTTCATCGGCGGCCGCTATCCGTGCGATCTGTACGACGTGGAGAACATGTGGCAGCTGTCGCTGAGCAACCCGTGGCTGACCGTGATCCCGGTGTGCGAGAACGAATCCAACCCGTGGTGGCATCCCTATCCCCCGGTCGACCCGCCGTTCGGTATGCACCGCAGGCTGATCGGTAATCTGGGTGCCGTGGTCGCGAGCTTCGGTGCCTGGGCGGATCGGCAGATCCAGATCTCCGGCTCCGCCCGCATGATCGCCGATACCCGGCGCGCCCTGATGGCGGTCGGCACCCCGGATCGCGCGATCAGCGCCGACCCGGTGTGA
- a CDS encoding NADP-dependent oxidoreductase, translating to MRAMVVQEFGGTPEPAEMPVPAAGPGRIQIHLEAAGVNPYDRKLVDGLLRGRMPFDFPMIPGTDGAGIVTAVGEGVTDFAVGDRVVGKAVAAPLGHGTFAEYIAIPADSTVAKLPDTVGSIQAAALPTAGLAAQDLLDAAALVPSQVVLINGASGGVGSFLVQLAAAAEVQVIVTARPDDADRMIRLGADEVIDYTRGPVAEQVRAGRPDGVDVLFDLISAPPAFAALIPLVRPGGTAYSTTFATDEAALHDHGLKGGNLTSTGAAPELRRLLRRVAEGDLVVPIDATRPLTDAAQALTATGARGKTVLVI from the coding sequence ATGCGCGCGATGGTGGTACAGGAATTCGGTGGCACCCCCGAACCCGCCGAGATGCCGGTCCCGGCGGCCGGGCCGGGCCGGATCCAGATCCACCTCGAAGCCGCCGGCGTGAATCCCTACGATCGCAAGCTCGTCGACGGCCTGCTGCGCGGCCGGATGCCCTTCGATTTCCCGATGATCCCCGGCACCGACGGCGCCGGCATCGTCACCGCCGTCGGCGAGGGCGTCACCGATTTCGCGGTCGGCGATCGGGTGGTGGGCAAGGCCGTCGCCGCGCCGCTGGGCCACGGCACCTTCGCGGAGTACATCGCCATCCCCGCCGACAGCACCGTCGCGAAACTGCCGGACACCGTCGGCAGCATCCAGGCCGCCGCGCTGCCGACCGCCGGGCTCGCCGCCCAGGATCTGCTGGACGCCGCCGCGCTGGTGCCGAGCCAGGTGGTGCTGATCAACGGGGCCTCCGGCGGGGTCGGTTCCTTCCTGGTCCAGCTGGCCGCCGCCGCCGAGGTGCAGGTGATCGTCACCGCGCGGCCCGACGACGCCGACCGGATGATCCGGCTCGGCGCCGACGAGGTGATCGATTACACCCGCGGCCCGGTGGCCGAGCAGGTGCGCGCGGGCCGTCCCGACGGCGTCGACGTGCTGTTCGACCTCATCTCCGCGCCGCCTGCCTTCGCCGCGCTGATCCCGCTGGTGCGACCGGGCGGCACCGCCTACAGCACCACCTTCGCCACCGACGAGGCGGCGCTGCACGACCACGGCCTCAAGGGCGGAAATCTCACCTCCACCGGCGCGGCGCCGGAACTACGCCGACTACTCCGGCGGGTCGCCGAAGGAGATCTCGTCGTGCCGATCGACGCGACCCGCCCCCTCACCGATGCCGCACAGGCGCTGACCGCGACCGGAGCGCGCGGCAAGACCGTACTCGTCATCTGA
- the clpB gene encoding ATP-dependent chaperone ClpB has protein sequence MDSFNPTTKTQAALTAALQAASAAGNPEIRPAHLLVALLDQTDGIAAPLLKAVAVDPATVRREAQDIVERLPRASGATTAPQLGRESLAAVTAAQRLATELGDDYVSTEHLVVGLAAGDSDVSQLLLKYGATADALREAFTTVRGNARVTSPDPEGSYQALEKYSTDLTEAAREGKLDPVIGRDTEIRRVVQVLSRRTKNNPVLIGEPGVGKTAIVEGLAQRIIAGDVPESLRGKRLISLDLGAMVAGAKYRGEFEERLKAVLEEIKSSAGQIVTFIDELHTIVGAGATGESAMDAGNMIKPMLARGELRLVGATTLDEYRQHIEKDPALERRFQQVLVGEPSVEDTIGILRGLKERYEVHHGVRITDSALVAAATLSDRYITSRFLPDKAIDLVDESASRLRMEIDSRPVEIDQVERAVRRLEIEEMALEKETDAASKQRLEKLRQELADDREKLNQLMARWQNEKQAIDAVRGIKEQLEALKGESERAERDGDLGKAAELRYGRIPQLEKQLAEAERKAGTAGGSADAEMMLQEEVGPNDIAEVVAAWTGIPVGRMLEGETRKLLRMEEELGKRVVGQTEAVTAVSDAVRRARAGVADPNRPTGSFMFVGPTGVGKTELAKALADFLFDDERAMIRIDMSEYSEKHSVARLVGAPPGYVGYDQGGQLTEAVRRRPYTVVLFDEIEKAHPDVFDILLQVLDEGRLTDGQGRTVDFRNAILILTSNLGAGGDKEHVLNAVRSAFKPEFLNRLDDVVMFHLLNEEQLEHIVDIQLAQLQKRLSQRRLKLDVTDAARFWLAVRGYDPVYGARPLRRLIQQAIGDSLAKELLAGEVTDGDVVKVNVTPDGDGLLVGRA, from the coding sequence GTGGACTCGTTCAATCCCACCACCAAGACCCAGGCGGCGTTGACCGCCGCATTGCAGGCCGCCTCGGCGGCCGGCAATCCGGAGATCCGGCCGGCGCACTTGCTGGTGGCGTTGCTGGATCAGACCGACGGCATCGCCGCCCCCCTGTTGAAGGCCGTCGCGGTGGATCCGGCAACGGTGCGCCGCGAGGCCCAGGACATCGTGGAACGGCTGCCCCGCGCCAGCGGCGCCACCACCGCCCCGCAACTCGGCCGCGAATCGCTGGCCGCGGTCACGGCCGCGCAGCGACTGGCCACCGAACTCGGTGACGACTACGTCTCCACCGAACATCTGGTGGTCGGCCTGGCCGCCGGCGACTCCGACGTCTCCCAGTTGCTGCTGAAGTACGGCGCCACCGCCGACGCGCTGCGCGAGGCGTTCACCACCGTGCGCGGCAATGCCCGCGTCACCTCGCCGGATCCGGAGGGCAGCTACCAGGCGCTGGAGAAGTACTCCACCGATCTCACCGAGGCCGCCCGCGAGGGCAAACTCGATCCGGTCATCGGCCGCGACACCGAGATCCGGCGCGTGGTGCAGGTGCTGTCCCGGCGCACCAAGAACAATCCGGTGCTGATCGGCGAGCCCGGTGTCGGCAAGACCGCCATCGTGGAGGGCCTGGCCCAGCGCATCATCGCGGGCGATGTGCCGGAATCGCTGCGCGGCAAGCGCCTGATCTCGCTGGATCTCGGCGCGATGGTCGCCGGTGCGAAGTACCGCGGCGAATTCGAGGAGCGGCTGAAGGCGGTGCTGGAGGAGATCAAGTCCAGCGCCGGGCAGATCGTCACCTTCATCGACGAGTTGCACACCATCGTCGGCGCCGGCGCCACCGGCGAATCCGCGATGGACGCGGGCAACATGATCAAGCCGATGCTGGCCCGTGGCGAGCTACGCCTGGTCGGCGCGACCACGCTGGACGAGTACCGGCAGCACATCGAGAAGGATCCGGCGCTGGAGCGGCGGTTCCAGCAGGTGCTGGTCGGCGAGCCGTCGGTGGAGGACACCATCGGCATCCTGCGCGGCCTCAAGGAGCGCTACGAGGTGCACCACGGCGTCCGGATCACCGACTCCGCGCTGGTGGCGGCGGCCACGCTGTCCGACCGCTACATCACCTCGCGATTCCTGCCGGACAAGGCCATCGACCTCGTCGACGAGTCCGCCTCGCGGCTGCGCATGGAGATCGACTCCCGTCCGGTCGAGATCGACCAGGTCGAACGCGCGGTGCGGCGCCTGGAGATCGAGGAGATGGCCCTCGAGAAGGAGACCGACGCGGCCTCCAAACAGCGGCTCGAGAAGTTGCGCCAGGAACTGGCCGACGATCGCGAGAAGCTGAACCAGCTGATGGCCCGCTGGCAGAACGAGAAGCAGGCCATCGACGCGGTGCGCGGTATCAAGGAGCAACTGGAGGCGCTGAAGGGCGAATCCGAACGCGCCGAGCGCGACGGCGATCTGGGCAAGGCCGCCGAATTACGCTACGGCCGCATCCCGCAGCTGGAGAAGCAGTTGGCCGAGGCCGAGCGGAAGGCCGGTACCGCCGGTGGTTCCGCCGACGCCGAGATGATGCTGCAGGAGGAGGTCGGCCCCAACGACATCGCCGAGGTGGTGGCGGCGTGGACCGGCATCCCGGTCGGCCGGATGCTCGAGGGTGAGACCCGCAAACTGCTGCGTATGGAGGAGGAACTCGGCAAGCGCGTGGTCGGCCAGACCGAGGCGGTCACCGCCGTCTCCGACGCGGTCCGCCGGGCCCGCGCGGGCGTCGCCGATCCGAACCGGCCCACCGGCTCGTTCATGTTCGTCGGCCCCACCGGCGTCGGTAAGACCGAACTCGCGAAGGCGTTGGCGGACTTCCTGTTCGACGACGAGCGGGCGATGATCCGGATCGATATGAGCGAGTACTCCGAGAAGCATTCGGTGGCCCGCCTGGTCGGCGCCCCGCCCGGATATGTCGGCTACGACCAGGGCGGTCAGCTGACCGAGGCGGTGCGGCGGCGGCCGTACACGGTGGTGCTGTTCGACGAGATCGAGAAGGCGCACCCGGACGTGTTCGACATCCTGCTGCAGGTGCTCGACGAGGGCCGGTTGACCGACGGCCAGGGCCGCACGGTCGACTTCCGCAACGCGATCCTCATCCTGACGTCCAACCTGGGCGCCGGTGGTGACAAGGAGCATGTGCTCAACGCGGTCCGCTCGGCCTTCAAGCCGGAATTCCTCAACCGCCTCGACGATGTGGTCATGTTCCACCTGCTGAACGAGGAACAGCTGGAACACATCGTCGACATCCAGCTGGCGCAGTTGCAGAAGCGGCTGTCCCAGCGCCGGCTGAAGCTGGATGTTACCGACGCGGCGCGGTTCTGGCTGGCGGTCCGTGGATACGACCCCGTCTACGGGGCCCGGCCGTTGCGCCGTCTGATCCAGCAGGCGATCGGCGATTCGCTGGCGAAGGAACTGCTGGCCGGCGAGGTCACCGACGGGGATGTGGTGAAGGTCAATGTCACCCCCGACGGCGACGGACTGCTGGTCGGACGCGCCTGA
- a CDS encoding DUF5666 domain-containing protein, with protein sequence MTSPRDPWQRPDSSGAPTERVGAPESSRPRELHTSEFAAAYGQGSDPTTSYRYFDEPPGPGATRELPHYDNQWGTTEYTTPPQYGQDPYAYGQPWQGDPQHPGPYGPTGLLRHPRKRRTGLWFGIGLAVFVLVVLGGIAAGLLLAGRDNSTPSASGGTTHQVPTAEPLPGTSGEPLPGLPPLPGLGGDLDSLGATMGTIDTNDGATLTLQSLGGAMVTVHTDDKTQVIALGGGKLTDLHAGDMVVVQGDKSPDGTIQAKLIIGAALAR encoded by the coding sequence ATGACCAGTCCGCGTGATCCGTGGCAGCGGCCGGATTCCTCCGGCGCCCCGACCGAACGGGTCGGGGCGCCGGAGTCGTCCCGGCCGCGCGAGCTGCACACGTCGGAGTTCGCGGCGGCCTACGGCCAGGGTTCGGATCCGACGACGTCCTACCGGTATTTCGACGAGCCCCCCGGGCCCGGCGCGACCCGGGAACTGCCCCACTACGACAACCAATGGGGCACAACCGAATACACCACCCCGCCGCAATACGGCCAGGATCCCTACGCCTACGGCCAACCGTGGCAGGGGGATCCGCAGCACCCCGGCCCCTACGGCCCCACCGGCCTCCTGCGCCACCCCCGCAAGCGCCGCACCGGCCTGTGGTTCGGTATCGGCCTGGCGGTGTTCGTCCTGGTGGTACTGGGCGGCATCGCCGCCGGCCTGCTACTGGCCGGCCGGGACAATTCCACCCCCAGCGCCTCCGGCGGAACCACCCACCAGGTACCCACCGCCGAGCCGCTACCCGGTACCTCCGGCGAACCGCTACCCGGCCTGCCCCCGCTACCCGGACTCGGCGGCGACCTGGACAGCCTCGGCGCCACGATGGGCACGATCGATACCAACGACGGCGCCACCCTCACCCTGCAATCCCTCGGCGGCGCGATGGTCACCGTGCACACCGACGACAAGACCCAGGTGATCGCCCTCGGCGGCGGCAAACTCACCGACCTGCACGCCGGCGACATGGTCGTGGTCCAGGGCGACAAGTCTCCCGACGGCACCATCCAGGCCAAACTGATCATCGGCGCCGCCCTGGCCAGGTAA
- a CDS encoding SDR family oxidoreductase, translated as MTDSSDSPGADEVVRLPGATRPVALVTGPTSGIGRGYAVRLAALGYDLVLVARDEPRLQALADEVRTRFGTRSEVLPADLAVAADRDRVAERAGAGVQFLVNNAGFGLDGEFWSVDPDRLQAQLDVNVTAVLRLTRAALPPMIAAARGTVVNVASVAGLVPGRGSTYSASKAYVISFTEGLAGGLVGTGVRVQALCPGFVRTEFHERAGIAMQSLPKRMWLDVDRVVAGSLHDLDKDRVISVPGAQYKLLTTVAGMIPRPVVGRLNRGLFNARGRT; from the coding sequence ATGACCGATTCCTCCGATTCGCCGGGCGCCGACGAGGTCGTCCGCCTGCCCGGCGCGACCCGCCCCGTAGCCCTGGTCACCGGACCCACCTCCGGTATCGGCCGGGGCTACGCCGTGCGGCTGGCCGCGCTCGGCTACGACCTGGTGCTGGTCGCCCGCGACGAGCCCCGATTACAGGCCCTCGCCGACGAGGTGCGCACCCGGTTCGGCACCCGATCCGAGGTGCTGCCCGCCGATCTGGCCGTCGCCGCCGACCGCGACCGGGTGGCCGAACGAGCCGGCGCCGGCGTCCAATTCCTGGTGAACAACGCCGGATTCGGGCTCGACGGCGAATTCTGGAGCGTCGACCCGGACCGCCTGCAGGCGCAGCTGGACGTCAACGTCACCGCGGTGCTCCGGCTGACCCGCGCCGCGCTGCCGCCGATGATCGCGGCGGCCCGGGGCACCGTGGTCAACGTGGCCAGTGTGGCCGGTCTGGTGCCCGGTCGCGGATCGACGTATTCGGCCTCGAAGGCGTACGTCATATCCTTTACCGAGGGACTGGCCGGGGGACTGGTCGGAACCGGTGTTCGGGTGCAGGCACTGTGCCCCGGTTTCGTACGCACCGAATTCCACGAGCGGGCCGGCATCGCGATGCAATCGCTGCCGAAACGGATGTGGCTGGACGTCGACCGGGTCGTGGCCGGCTCCCTGCACGATCTGGACAAGGACCGGGTGATCAGCGTGCCCGGGGCGCAGTACAAGCTGCTCACCACGGTCGCCGGTATGATTCCGCGCCCGGTGGTGGGCCGCCTGAATCGAGGCTTGTTCAACGCACGCGGAAGGACGTAA
- the pyrE gene encoding orotate phosphoribosyltransferase, producing the protein MIESTADRDRLAELVRELAVVHGRVTLSSGKEADYYVDLRRATLHHQAGPLIGALLRELVADWEFDAVGGLTMGADPVALAMLHTPGRPLDAFVVRKAAKTHGMQRQIEGPDIVGKRVLVVEDTTTTGNSPLTAVRALREAGATVVGVATVVDRETGADRVIAAEGLEYRSILGLKDLALG; encoded by the coding sequence ATGATCGAATCGACCGCCGATCGGGACAGATTGGCCGAGCTCGTGCGCGAGCTCGCCGTGGTGCACGGCCGGGTGACGCTGTCGTCCGGCAAGGAGGCCGACTACTACGTCGACCTACGCCGGGCCACCCTGCATCATCAGGCCGGGCCGTTGATCGGCGCACTGCTACGCGAGCTGGTCGCCGACTGGGAGTTCGACGCCGTCGGCGGCCTGACGATGGGAGCGGATCCGGTGGCGCTGGCGATGCTGCACACGCCGGGCCGCCCGCTGGACGCGTTCGTGGTGCGCAAGGCCGCCAAGACCCATGGCATGCAACGGCAGATCGAGGGCCCGGACATCGTGGGCAAACGGGTGCTGGTGGTGGAGGACACCACCACGACCGGCAACTCGCCGCTCACCGCGGTGCGGGCGTTGCGGGAGGCCGGCGCTACGGTGGTGGGCGTCGCGACCGTGGTCGACCGGGAGACCGGCGCCGACCGGGTGATCGCCGCCGAGGGGCTCGAGTACCGGTCCATCCTCGGCCTGAAGGATCTGGCATTGGGATGA
- a CDS encoding beta-ketoacyl-ACP synthase 3, whose product MVSIAINEGRANVAMLGIGAYRPRRIVSNAEVCEVLDSSPEWIFERTGIRNRRWISGDETLRSMAVAAGERAIVNSGIDRSKIGTLILATSSWLTLTPHGAPTVAFDLGINGIPAFDLTSGCGGFGYGLGVAADLIRAGSSEYVLVIGAETMTVGLDPTDRGTAMIFGDGAGAVVVGPSEDNGISPTVWGSDGEHAGSIMQDVDFLEYMHRAQRLQGTDPGVERIGRMSLRMAGQSVFRWAAVTLPRALSTALDLSGVAKEDIEVFVPHQANARINELMKKNLGLAEEIPMANDIENTGNTSAASIPLAIEEMLVTGKAKGGQLALLLGFGAGLSYAGQVVTLPPAPAEPSFTV is encoded by the coding sequence GTGGTGAGCATTGCAATCAACGAGGGTCGCGCGAACGTCGCGATGCTGGGCATCGGCGCCTATCGGCCACGACGGATCGTGAGCAATGCCGAGGTGTGCGAGGTTCTGGACTCGTCACCGGAGTGGATCTTCGAGCGCACCGGTATCCGGAACCGGCGCTGGATCAGCGGCGACGAGACGCTGCGCTCGATGGCGGTCGCCGCCGGCGAGCGGGCGATCGTCAACAGCGGTATCGATCGGTCGAAGATCGGCACGCTGATCCTGGCCACCTCCAGCTGGCTGACCCTGACCCCGCACGGGGCGCCCACCGTGGCTTTCGATCTGGGTATCAACGGCATTCCCGCCTTCGACCTGACCTCCGGCTGCGGCGGATTCGGCTACGGCCTCGGTGTCGCGGCCGACCTCATCCGCGCCGGCTCCTCGGAGTACGTGCTGGTGATCGGCGCGGAGACCATGACGGTCGGCCTCGACCCGACCGACCGGGGCACCGCGATGATCTTCGGCGACGGCGCCGGTGCGGTGGTGGTCGGGCCCAGCGAGGACAACGGCATCTCCCCGACGGTGTGGGGCAGCGACGGCGAGCACGCCGGTTCGATCATGCAGGACGTCGACTTCCTGGAGTACATGCACCGGGCGCAGCGCCTGCAGGGCACCGATCCGGGTGTGGAGCGGATCGGCCGGATGTCGCTGCGGATGGCGGGCCAGTCGGTGTTCCGCTGGGCGGCGGTGACGCTGCCGCGCGCGCTGTCCACCGCGCTGGATCTGTCCGGGGTGGCCAAGGAGGACATCGAGGTCTTCGTGCCGCACCAGGCCAACGCCCGCATCAACGAGTTGATGAAGAAGAATCTGGGCCTGGCCGAGGAGATCCCCATGGCCAACGACATCGAGAACACGGGTAACACCTCCGCGGCCTCGATTCCGCTGGCCATCGAGGAGATGCTCGTGACCGGTAAGGCGAAGGGCGGCCAGCTGGCGCTGCTGCTCGGCTTCGGCGCCGGGCTGAGCTACGCCGGTCAGGTGGTCACCCTGCCGCCGGCTCCGGCGGAGCCGAGCTTCACCGTCTGA